The Silene latifolia isolate original U9 population chromosome X, ASM4854445v1, whole genome shotgun sequence genome contains the following window.
AAGTAAACCATCATCTGCTCTAAGAATCCCCAATTGACTGAATCATAAGCTTTTTTGAGGTCAACTTTGAGCATAAATCTAGGTGAGATAGCTTTCCTATTGTAGCATCTCACTAAGTCTTGGCAGATAAGAATATTTTCCACAATGCTCCTCCCTTGGATAAACCCACCCTGGTTTTCACTAATTATATCAGGGAGAATCTTAGCCAACCTATTACACAACAGCTTGGATATGCATTTATAGATAACATTGCAGCAAGAAATAGGTCGAAATTGGGAAACACTCTTTGGCATTTCACACTTGGGAATAAGGGTAACAAGGGTATGATTAATTTGTTTGAGGAGCTTCCCTGTTTTGAAAAAATCCTGCACAGCATCACAAACAGTCCCCCCCACAATGTCCCAAGTGTCTTTGAAAAAAGCACTAGAATAACCATCTGGCCCAGCAGCCTTAGTATTAGGAATAGAGAAAATTACCTGTTTAATCTCATCATTGGTTACTGGACTCAGAAGACTAGCATGATGCTCACTAGTACACAGCTTGCCATTCTGAACAACCATTTAAGACACATTAACAGTGGTAGTAGATGTCCCCAGTAGATCAGTATAAAACTCAATAAAAGCTTGCTGAATCTCCCTATTTTCCTCACACAGGACACCCTGATGATTCTCAATTCTCATCACCCTATTCCTTATATGCCTGCCTTTGATAATACTATGGAAATATTTACTGTTGGTGTCTCCTTTCTCCACCCACAGAGCCTTAGACTTCTGAATCAGGAAATCATGGCAGGCTTCCTCCAAAAATCTAACACTGCTAGCAGCTTCCAGTTCAAGATGAATAAGCTCAGCATTTTGTGGTTCACTTCTAAGCTTAATCTGAATAGATTCCAAATACATACGAGCCCTAGCAGTAGTATTCTCAATATCATCAAAATCAACCCTATTGAGCTCCTTCAGGGGTCTTTTTAAATGCTTCAACTTTTTAACCAGATTGAACATTTTTGTCCCAGGCCATTGTTTTCCCCAATTCAATTGAACACAAGGAATAAAATCCACAGATTTACTCCACATGTTGAAGTATTTGAAGCTCCTATTTCTTTTACACACATCATCTTTCCTCTGTACTACACATGGAGTGTGATCAAAAGTACTTTCACAAAAGAAATGTGCAAAAGACTGACCATTGTTCTGCAACCACTCCTGATTTACCAGCACACGATCCAACCTGCTATATACTCTTGGTAGCCTGCTCATGCTTATTACACCAAGTATACAGAGAACCACTAGCAGGACAGTCCATAACCTCACATTCATCAACACATGCTTTAAAATCATCCATTTCTTCCATGGTACTACTACCTCCTAACCTTTCCGAAGGCTGTAAGACAGTGTTGAAATCTCCACAAATTACCCATGGCCCCTGGATATTTTTCTTAATCTTACACAAATTGGACCACAAACTTTTCCTTTCTTGCGTATCATTGAAAGCATAAACAAAAGTCACATAGGAGGCAGTCCCAGCAGCCAAATCAGTAGCTTCCAAATGAATGAACTGTGCATTGTAGTTTAGAATATAGACTCTAAAGAGAGAAGGATTCCATAAGACCCATATCCTCCCTCCCTTATGATATTGAGTATTAGTAGTTAGACACCAAGAACTACATAAGTTATTCCTCACTGCATTTAGAGACAaaggttttacctttgtctcaaggaggcCAAATAGTCCTATCTGATGATGGTTAAGGAAAGTTTTAATACTAGTTTGTTTAGATAGACTATTCAACCCCCTAATATTCCAAAAACCCCAGTTACTCATTACATCCCATTGGAGGTAATGCACTACCATTCGTCCCTATTCCAACTTTGGGGGTAACACTGTTAATAGACTCTAGCAGGTTCACCTTTTTAAGATGATTGGAGCCAGCATTAGCTGCCAGAATCTCTTGTCTACTATGCCTGATAATTTTGCGAGCAAGAGTATTTGCCATATGATACTTACCATTAGTCGCCCATGTCACTTCAAAATTATTTGGCTTTTCATAAGGAGTACACTCAGTAACAGACGGAGCAGAAATAGGTGGAGAGGCAACAGAGGTACTGGGAACAGGTACCACTGCTTGCTTTGGTCTCCATTGCTTCTGACCCCCCTTCTGTGCAGGAACCTTCTTTGTATCcccttttttctcttttctacacTTCGCAGTCTCATGTCCAATTCATTGACATTTAGTACATAAAAGGGGTTTTCATTCAAATTCAACTTTCAGACTGAGAATACTACCATCAGAATCCATGAATTTCACATTACTAGGTATGGGCTTACCAAAGGGGACATCTATCATCACCCTGGCAAAGCTCAACCGAGTTTTCTCAGTTGTGGCACCATCACATCGTACAAACTTACCCATCAATCCAGCTATTCTCGGAAGACATTTCCCCCAAAATTTTAGTGGGAGATTATGAATCTTCACCCAGACTGGAACTTCTTTGATCTCTTCCTTCTCTAAGGCCGCATCCTCACTCCAAGGTCTGATAATAAGAGGCTTATTATCAAATAGGAAATGTCCCTGTTGAAGGATTTGAGCCTTAGCAGCAGCACTCTTAAACCGAACCATAAAAACACCATTGGCACAAAAGGAAATCTTATCGATTGGGTAGTTTGCCCAGAGACGGCGTAAGAAACCTTCCACCACTTCCACAGGTGGATTAGCACCCAGGATAAAGCCATAAACGGAATTCCTCCAATATTCTAACTCCTCTTTCACGTCCTCATCAGAAAATTGAAGCAAATCACCAGCTTCTTCCGGAATACTTTGCAAGGTGTTCTTACCCTTCCTCCGATTCTGAACAACCCAGTCAGAAGACTCTCCCTGATCAATTCCATCCAAATTATATGGTGCAATTCCaactacttgattaatatttgcaGATTTATTACCATCCCCACTCCCAGGCCCTCCAATCACCACCGACGATGAAGGATCTGAAACTAGGGTTGATTCCGCAGGTTGTTTATTATTTGAATTAGAGCTTAGAGGAGGAAATTGAACCTGATCGTTACAATCGATCGACATTTTTAGGGATTTTTAGGGTTTTTAGGGTTTAAGCAGTAAATCGCatattttggggtttttttttctctctctctctctctctctctctctctctctattttTACAACTTCTCATTACATGAtttcctgcattgcatttgacgtgaactattcgcttaaggaacgagcttggtgcgcaatccaaggcccaaaagacaaatccacgagattatagaagtcaagtagcagctaaagcagtcggtCGACCACtgccttcggtcgatcgaccaaccatcgggttccagaggctactgtacactgttattcagtcgatcgaccggtcacttcagtcgatcgaccaagacgctattccaaacgagaattaaaagatcgagatttatcaagcccataagtttttaggtttaggaattatgttacgtatactttctatataacgtaacctagttcgacAGATACAAGGATCCAGTTTTTTATCAGGTTTTACATAAAGTTTTACATATagttctttagaaataattagggttggaGATTATtttcggtattgaatacaattcgctttgtcattcagctttgttcttttccttcgcaattcacacggtactctctGGTTTTATTCTGTTATTTTATTTTCGTTCGTAGTTGTcaaattgctagatcagttcccaagccgaattgccatcttttgttaattgtttattttaccgttttaagcatgaattccgtagttttaatccttaatattattgttgcatttaatttcagtatgagtagctaatttattcgtgctaggatgtaggggaattatagtgtaggcggcaatatatgaacacggcctgattcgcgtgttggtcgatcgaccgccatgcctggtcgatcgactgaccacgtaaggttttattttcgttttaattgttttaattctttattcgacgaatcgagtgcacacgactagttgaatgcttaggatatgaccgacccgttagatcgagagatagggacagttgttagatcaccaattaaaatgactaaactatgctgagatcgaaagataggtaaagtttagaccgttagtcacttttcaggacgaaagttagtattagtgatattagggacctatagcgagatcgaaagatgctatttgttaagagtggaccgagaggacctctttatttcccgcctcatgtgtttgatttagacctgtttagtatgctgccgccgaaactataacgaaccgaccatcctagtaccctttttatacttgatttcatccgtttgcttagtttactttattttattgctcattagctatagaccaattcaatcaaacccccaccttattgttaccttagatcgaatttaaacaactagaaattaaaTCCGCTCTCTCGTGGTTCGACCCACcgccactagctatagttgtagttggagattataaatttatttttgacacctcacgacgggtatcaaattttggcgccgttgccggggaggcaattgttctaatttttagttgtttttatttagtctttctttagtttaagggacttccgttcattaaacttttcttatattctttttgtagtttcttcttatgcgcaggtcacagggtggtgaactagtaccattcaatcctgagatcgagaaatccttgcgcgagttgagacgatcacaaagggtattaccgacagaggaagagctgagtactctgtcaagctactacgagaacgctctgttcgaggaagatccacctacatctcctgcttcaatttcttcagctgagacaattacttctccagaaattccagtcatggtgaagaagcaaccattgccgaTCACTCGGAGAGCAACagtgcgaatctctacaaaggattcgaactacttgggaggcgagaaaattcgagcgaagccttcctatattaacctggttaagagaaaccgattcgggggagctgcaaatgaagatgcggccaagcacatggagatttttattgattattgctgctctatacccccccGCCGGGTGTGACCCAAGACCGGATCAAGAagaccatgtttattttctcctTCGTGatcgcaagggagtggtatagagatcggatcgagccgctcatgggatcacagATCGGAATTCCTTAGCCCGGCATTCTCAAAAAGTACTTCtcgcctcgaagactaatgccattagagctcggatcacgagctttaaacaagggcctgatgagaactttcatgaagcatgggtccgtttcaagaaatcagtgcgaaccataccgcaccatgggttcgaaaaatggagtctttgcaatcgaGTTCTATAATGGGTCTGTATGACGATcgagagggctattttggatctgcagccaatggccgatttctttgagaacatgggagagactaaggggtggaagatcattgacgatttggccactcataaggctgaatatgggaattcgagagaaAACCGGAGGAGGGCTTTGCTTTGAATCTTCCTCTCAGAGccgcactagaagctctcaccgcaaggtttgacaaatatgagttgggaggagcctctaaaggagggatgtaccatgttaacgcTGTTTTGAGACGGTCCTTTCTgtcgtagaagatgtggagccgagGGGCATGTCTCGGAGAATTGTTctgtcccctttgagtcttgtcgcctttcaacactataggcagacaaacacgtactatgagccgaatgtccaccccaacttgaggtggagtagccagaatgtcccgaatccgactcaacctccacaacaacaGAAGAACAAAgaagcttatgtgccccctcacaaacaaccatatcaaaaacctccctatgtccGCAGaaagcaacaatcccaaaattccgagTTCACCGAGGTTGAAGAACTTATTCTTTGAAgaagtcccaagctagagaggccgggatgaagatgctagagagccaaattgctcaattggctagcaaaagtaccactcgagctccgggacacttaccgactcaaactgaccagaaagagaccctaaatgccataactttgaggagtgggtccatcctagaggggcctgctatggtcgaggatgatgctgcaaaagatgaggcaaaaccgagtcaaaacaaagctggaacgagcaaaggaaagaaaaaggcgtctaccaggtatatcagtcgatcgactgatacacccggtcgatcgactgaagtgcgggttacaaaagcttctggtcctgttcaactcagtcgatcgactgacatcactgatcgatcgactgagatcgctgctgatagtgagatttttcgtcctccgatgcccgacaacttgagggatcatttgtttcggggcacaCGGCAGATCCGAAAATATTGGGAAAGACCAGTGTCTTTGATGGGTCGGTCCGGCTCAAGTACGACCCGATGTCaatcaatggttcacatttgagacggtgcgaagagggttcaaacttcaacaaggagaaagtagtggacttccggccctaagtccacggataccggcatgcgcgatttagaggagagggctaagctacttcttgaCCCCCATATCCcgaaagactagtgccgacgaaggaacatgtatctttcaataaatttgaaaaagttattcgtagcttgaatgtacacgtgcctttccttgagttagttaatcaagtgcctgcctatactaaattcatgaaacaactcttgtctaagaaaaagtcacttgaaaatgtgcatactgtcacattaaccaaagagtcatgctcttatttgtctcacactttgcacccataagctagaggaccgggtagcttttctgttccttgcaatataggtaccttctctattgagaaggcattatgtgacttaggagctagtataagtgtaatgcccctgagtcttgctaggaagctcaaattgactaggttcgcagtgacagatatgacagtacatatggtgaccgatctgcggtcccgcgataggagtcttagaggacatcccgtgcaaatagggaagtttttcttcctgttgacttcgtcgtacttgacatgcccgaggatgcccatattcccattattttgggtaggccatttgcACACTGCTCTTTGGTGCGTCatagatgttggttcgggtaccttgacttttaaagtagggaagcattctattgtctttgcccaacttgCTAAGAAGAAGGACCCATGTGGCTgtgacttgcaatacggtttacgaaaagaaatcttattttatacttcccgATATGCCCATCTCTAGTCCCAttctgttgtaacccctccgccccgcagttgggagcaaattggaggaagatttgtctatttctgatattgcaggagctggtttggggaaggaagagctgcaagtcacTCTAGCTGCGAAGAAGCCAATCGTTTCACGAGGAgatcttggttgccttagctatgccaccgatgaggaagttgatgacgagccagtcaaagtaatggagtccgacttggactttgatgagcaagaagaggtcattggctggggagatgatgaaagtgttgatccgttgagccatacggacgtggaagctaagaagggtgtaacacccccatactccaagtgccttaccaggaccactcaggtataaggatgccaccatctcggttacccgaggcatgatattcataagacaataatgaaacaactttaaatgatataactttagtgaaaagtacaaccaaggccaaatcccaaaatacgggtacaagttctcaaaccaactgtctaaacaactaaaggCAAATGTTATAAacctactaagctacagcggaagacttctatcgtcagacagtggcacatcccagcaatcccatgtgactcaactcaaacctgctcaattactgctcaccatccccgaatggatcaccgcaggttttacaaaacaacaaccaggatcagtactaatcacacaacttatatatatcaacaatacgataaacagacagcttaaccgtcacacacacacaatcacaccagtcccatcaatctcaatcaccgatcgtcctttggactaccgcccgctgggggaccgcagccgtacccacctaagccccgctcatcataccgagcgataaccctgtccattaatgtgcacatcccttctatggcgggttccacagaaggcgaaactagggcgtgaagccactcccgcaagtgactccactcagccgagaacgcatctcgagagccatagacaaacaatcacaatcacagccgtcacaacacaattactatatcaaacaatcaatctcaacatatcaacaatcatcccattatgggactaatgcgagtaggaaatcctacccggaaagcacaacaatcgagacggtctctcaaattttgtatcaaaaagcctcttctacaaatcctcctcctatcatacatacacataatcactaccaatcattatctacaacaaaaccctcaattccccatattagggtttaaacaatttaaaggaaatactataaaaacggtacatagatcttaccctcgacgcaaggatctcaacggtataaagaaaggtgaaatccgaccttccaaactccgggatttgctaacaatgcgattaaggcgaagaacgatgttttgttttctctcttgatagtaaataggttttgaaaagtgtttaagaacaatgacggaaacgATTATATACCTAAtctcataattaacaaaacccgagaaaaactccccgtaaaccggctactcgatcgagtagctaaggtactcgatcgagtgcccccttactcgatcgagtattaacggtactcgatcgagtacccaacaggtcagaaactattttaaaacgcaactcacccttactcgacagagtaaggcctactcgatagagtacccagagactcataaatacggagtattacagccttccctccttaaaaagaacttcgtccccgaagttcaacccatacatgaaacaaccatgctaactcgaccaagacacaacaacataactaagaactcaagaactcgaccaaacataaaacatgaactcttaacacccactccaccaactatgtttacttccttaacatgactcacgatatcgtatccaccatatatatatctctcacaacaccaactccatacataaccaactaccatcctctaacgctgctagctccatagtatcatccactatcaaatccaaaatcaagacactcatagacatcaaacggaatgttacatacattctaccacccttaaaaggaacttcgtcctcgaagtttactaacactcataaacatcatcatccaactgtcaacactggtgaaatattctcacactcctaaacatcgaactactacaagcacggtcatgacctttaacaaaattaactacaacacgaatcaaccttttattcgacatcaagactcaaacttccaaatatattaccatatgcacacccatcaaaatctcttttatcgcatcctactcctcttaagataaatgttacgtccgcgtaactcgctaatactaaatcctagatatatcttttcattatcctcatcaccaccgcatgtcaaagataaccacctataatctaaacactcgccatggatatatccaaggctctcttacttaaacaactctcatacttcacttcactcgtcacaccgcctaacctataccacaaaatccttagcttaacccaaaacttcacttgttccctattagcgcaacatgacacacctctctatataaactatctaAAACGCTTATcggcaaaagcataactcacgatccacacttgttacgtacactcacactagatcctcaagttcctttctttcattactgcaagacttatacataacttaacacgacacttattattcaacaccctacactcactgtctcaacaaaggattatgaaccacctgcatatatcagatcattaccacacatgttctacgaatctcttgccatgactatgactaccgatgcctcatcttaaaacaagatcaaaattatcagaataacttCTCACAATCTGTGTCCCATCAAtgagaatgtcactataccatgacaacaacgaaaacatatacaactctctttcatatcatactctaccctcattccaaaacttaaccggtaagaaacatcgataacaaaacaactgtctatctgtacaaatcGAAACTCacagaagcaacatcaaacaaaacaacaatctatgtatgatggtatgtactttgaaactcgaatcataatcatcccgcctactccaccacaaccggtgacggcatcacaacaccgccaccaatgaCCACACCGCGGTGCGAAAAAAAATACCCGCAtctcaacactaaatatcgtgtccggatcaccacccgaggcaccacaaccacatcgatagtcatcacaattgcatacaactcccataaataccgACTCGAATAACTTCtccgacaagaaaaacttactcaaatccactttactaaatcataacacaacatattttatgaattaaacaggtaataacctcgtgaatatcatccccttaccatatcacagattgacatgtatcatgaatacatacaagtatagccgATCATGcgagatcactcaaattattacctttttgaatatcattcaattagattagcgtactcatcatgcattacagaacattcaaatagcaactttatgataatcacaccataccacgtcttgtgaggtcgaaacctcacacaaacatttatatatcatggacgtaatcacatccaaccgatcaatcccgatcacgtaagttaccactcaacaaaggttacctgtcgcccgagcttaactcacatgcccctcatcaccttcttccattcgcataaccaaaGACCTTCTCGCCATACATAACTACACGCctaacactcactatgagaaaccgcctcctaagactatgtcttatacttcctcacaaccata
Protein-coding sequences here:
- the LOC141618721 gene encoding uncharacterized protein LOC141618721, whose product is MSIDCNDQVQFPPLSSNSNNKQPAESTLVSDPSSSVVIGGPGSGDGNKSANINQVVGIAPYNLDGIDQGESSDWVVQNRRKGKNTLQSIPEEAGDLLQFSDEDVKEELEYWRNSVYGFILGANPPVEVVEGFLRRLWANYPIDKISFCANGVFMVRFKSAAAKAQILQQGHFLFDNKPLIIRPWSEDAALEKEEIKEVPVWVKIHNLPLKFWGKCLPRIAGLMGKFVRCDGATTEKTRLSFARVMIDVPFGKPIPSNVKFMDSDGSILSLKCRKEKKGDTKKVPAQKGGQKQWRPKQAVVPVPSTSVASPPISAPSVTECTPYEKPNNFEVTWATNGKYHMANTLARKIIRHSRQEILAANAGSNHLKKFIHLEATDLAAGTASYVTFVYAFNDTQERKSLWSNLCKIKKNIQGPWVICGDFNTVLQPSERLGGSSTMEEMDDFKACVDECEVMDCPASGSLYTWCNKHEQATKIQRKDDVCKRNRSFKYFNMWSKSVDFIPCVQLNWGKQWPGTKMFNLVKKLKHLKRPLKELNRVDFDDIENTTARARMYLESIQIKLRSEPQNAELIHLELEAASSVRFLEEACHDFLIQKSKALWVEKGDTNSKYFHSIIKGRHIRNRVMRIENHQGVLCEENREIQQAFIEFYTDLLGTSTTTVNVS